The proteins below are encoded in one region of Apium graveolens cultivar Ventura chromosome 4, ASM990537v1, whole genome shotgun sequence:
- the LOC141719941 gene encoding protein FAR1-RELATED SEQUENCE 5-like has protein sequence MNSVVPCVGMFFNTLDEAEIFYRDYGRSVGFEIIIRSTHRHSRGNGISSRLYICRKGGRLGSSTKLDVDDERKEKRRIRYVIPRTNCSARTCVTHRIKNDKWEVTLVKLEHDHDMVTSDKVQFMQKSKNIDPVTRALLKLFDKSGIETAKAMRFLGETWGGVEKIGFSNQDVRNVIRDIRRRVFDSGNAGSGMALLQQLKEKSFGNFFYRVDLDEENRVRGLVWVDHRSLNAYTNFGDIVSFDYTYRTNRYCMPFIPITGVNHHYQNILFGFALMRDETEISYKWILKTWLEAVGNKPPLTIITDQDIALGNAIAEILPDTKHILCSWHISNKFPEKLSALYTQYPEFKGDFNDCLYKSLSPTKFVGKWEVLVDKYGFEDHVWLNDMYTIKDKWIRAYTKQHFSAGMTTNSRSESMNSFFDEYVKASTGLKEFIENSQKALETQILNEVNVRYI, from the coding sequence ATGAATAGTGTTGTGCCTTGCGTTGGTATGTTTTTTAACACTTTGGATGAAGCCGAAATTTTTTATAGAGATTATGGTAGAAGTGTTGGATTTGAGATTATTATTAGGAGTACTCATAGACATTCACGGGGTAATGGTATCTCCTCTCGTTTGTATATTTGTCGTAAGGGTGGAAGACTAGGTTCTAGTACGAAATTGGATGTTGATGATGAAAGAAAGGAAAAAAGAAGGATTAGATATGTAATTCCGAGAACAAATTGTAGTGCTCGAACGTGTGTCACTCATAGAATTAAAAATGATAAATGGGAAGTAACTTTGGTTAAATTAGAGCATGATCATGATATGGTAACCTCAGATAAAGTACAATTCATGCAAAAGTCCAAAAATATAGATCCGGTTACCCGAGCATTGCTTAAGTTATTTGATAAATCGGGAATTGAAACCGCTAAAGCGATGAGATTTCTTGGTGAAACATGGGGTGGCGTGGAAAAAATTGGATTTTCTAATCAAGATGTTCGTAACGTAATTCGTGATATTCGACGACGGGTGTTCGATTCCGGTAATGCGGGGAGTGGGATGGCATTGTTACAACAATTGAAAGAAAAAAGTTTTGGAAACTTTTTCTATCGAGTTGATTTGGATGAAGAAAATAGAGTTAGAGGTTTGGTTTGGGTTGATCATCGATCATTGAACGCATACACGAATTTTGGAGATATTGTTTCATTTGACTATACATATAGGACAAATAGGTATTGTATGCCGTTTATACCAATAACCGGGGTCAATCACCATTACCAAAATATCTTGTTCGGGTTTGCACTCATGCGGGATGAGACGGAGATTTCATATAAATGGATTTTGAAGACATGGTTGGAAGCCGTCGGAAACAAACCTCCCCTCACTATTATTACGGATCAAGATATAGCATTGGGAAATGCTATTGCCGAGATTTTGCCGGATACCAAGCACATATTATGTTCGTGGCACATAAGTAATAAATTTCCCGAAAAATTGTCGGCTTTGTACACACAATATCCGGAATTTAAAGGGGATTTTAATGATTGTTTGTACAAGTCGTTGTCACCCACGAAATTTGTTGGTAAGTGGGAGGTTTTGGTTGATAAGTATGGATTCGAGGATCATGTTTGGCTAAACGATATGTATACCATAAAAGATAAATGGATTCGTGCTTATACAAAACAACATTTCTCCGCCGGTATGACCACCAACTCAAGAAGCGAGTCCATGAATTCATTTTTTGACGAGTATGTGAAAGCTTCAACCGGGTtgaaagaattcattgagaattCACAAAAGGCTTTGGAAACACAAATTCTTAATGAGgttaatgttagatatatttga